From Streptomyces sp. NBC_00683, one genomic window encodes:
- a CDS encoding helix-turn-helix transcriptional regulator, translated as MSQLTAAGIEPFDESVYRAILVRHTAGPADIAADLGSTPERTGRALDRLRDNGLVGRLSGTRRRYAAIDPNGAVDALVRARTAELDGVRSAAGELSRLFATARQGSSEQVEVVDGSEALGRWFVRLQQEARNEVITLDRPPYALTTSNPVESAALSRGVRYRAVYAPEALEWPGVLGDIRELVAHGEHARVLPGLRIKLAIADRRLALMPLTLDFTENVRAAVIRPSALLDGLIDYWELCWRTATPLDAPVDDPLGEEDRQMLTLLVSGLKDEAIARQLGWSVRTMRRRISRLHEQLGAANRFQAGVIAARRGWIEGPATDQASGPASQVLDVN; from the coding sequence ATGTCCCAACTCACCGCAGCCGGTATCGAACCGTTCGACGAGAGCGTCTACCGGGCCATTCTCGTCCGGCACACCGCGGGCCCCGCGGACATCGCGGCGGACCTGGGGTCCACGCCCGAGCGCACCGGCCGCGCCCTGGACCGACTTCGGGACAACGGCCTGGTCGGACGCCTTTCGGGTACCCGTCGCCGCTATGCCGCGATCGATCCGAACGGGGCGGTCGATGCCCTCGTACGGGCCCGTACCGCCGAGTTGGACGGGGTGCGATCGGCGGCCGGAGAGCTGTCGCGGCTCTTCGCCACGGCCCGGCAGGGCAGCTCGGAACAGGTCGAAGTGGTCGACGGCAGTGAGGCGTTGGGCCGGTGGTTCGTACGGCTTCAGCAGGAGGCGCGCAACGAGGTCATCACGCTGGACCGTCCGCCGTACGCGCTCACCACATCCAATCCGGTGGAGTCGGCGGCCCTTTCGCGCGGGGTGCGCTACCGCGCGGTGTACGCCCCCGAGGCCCTGGAGTGGCCCGGTGTGCTCGGCGACATCCGGGAGCTCGTGGCGCACGGTGAGCACGCCCGGGTGCTGCCCGGGCTGCGGATCAAGCTCGCGATAGCGGACCGCCGGCTCGCCCTGATGCCGCTCACCCTGGACTTCACCGAGAACGTACGCGCCGCCGTGATCCGGCCGTCGGCGCTGCTCGACGGGCTGATCGACTACTGGGAACTGTGCTGGCGCACGGCCACCCCGCTGGACGCCCCGGTGGACGACCCGCTTGGCGAGGAGGACCGTCAGATGCTGACGTTGCTGGTCAGCGGCCTCAAGGACGAGGCGATCGCACGCCAGTTGGGCTGGTCGGTGCGGACGATGCGCCGGCGGATCAGCAGGCTGCACGAGCAGTTGGGCGCGGCCAACCGTTTCCAGGCCGGGGTGATCGCCGCGCGTCGGGGATGGATCGAGGGCCCGGCGACGGATCAGGCGAGCGGCCCGGCCTCGCAGGTGCTTGACGTGAATTGA
- a CDS encoding S8 family serine peptidase, whose translation MAIPRVPRSPRPIRRSGRPPRRALTTGIALTAALGGLLAAAPAPATATPANDPAQRVIVTLTGAAAASGGSGLRSADAGTVASARRALAGRQQSFLDGAKRAGLHPGSPRKLNLLVNAVAVTVKASEAEALRALPGVVSVQPDAKVRMYTDTSVPLIGAPEVWKRKDPGGKGADGSGVTVAVLDSGVDYSHPDLGGGFGEGHKVVAGHDFVNGDDDPMDDNGHGTHVAGIIACRAAARGGVTGVAPGAALTAYKVMNANGEGITSDIVAGIEAAIDPANPHRADVINLSIGGYGDGSDPLGLAATAATRAGVVVVAAAGNEGPGSGTVGSPAAADGVIAVGASVSGLRLPGAVYRDGGRIQTYRGVLSANPPANPLTTELVDVGQGAPEDWDRAGDVEGKAVRLDIPVAQQVQDVTTWEIEQAREAERRGAVALVGGSSGGGPVLSVPEGRTADTDPLRLPADSAGVKESGDSMRMDSVVMLGVDSTQYAELSARLGAGKVEITLTGTDVTDRIPSFSSRGPDLGWNLRPDLVAPGYDILSTVPKALYAPGYYRMSGTSMAAPHVAGAAALIRQLHPEQTPDQVRSDLVGATEKVADGEPTSYGSGRLDLPAAADAAAAGLTTSPSSLSYGLADTAGPSVGGTRKLTVNNASDKTRSVRLRVSGDATVSPRTLRVPAGGSAVATVTVRADRPAGEAEISGEVTLTPAGGTAVRVPYLLVVRQLFVQAGPDPSDGNSGVAIFTPAPLAEAPVVTVKPPHGHSREIRATLRSGNVYEARVTGAGEGTHLVSVRARTTTGQTLRGSDGFEVTPPDSRRSRWTPVGPYDASGQITVAANRPGRAALTQDSKVGPWVTDDGDNWRQLDRLPVTDQVGAGSLVIDARNADRWWYTVNSASNFPRTSSILRTEDAGRTWQTLDTPDSVINQLVADERTRTLIAVTEGGLQISTDGGDHWSAGPTGIPGTVYDAAIGGDTLYFATGDAVWARSGVASGVLGEARQVYDSKGSPTVEITADSEVVAVHVIGTGVVGSHDGGANWSLLIDPGYGVSGLTATGGDLYLGASDGIRVGRDHGRNWSLLPGVSTTSVLTDLDRWSDGSLTLSASSNGIYRGTAKGEDYRRIGIQGGTVNDLVVSGDVLLAADDIGTQRTTVPAADPDWGTTGGEGTIGSGTSALVVSPQDSRVLWRTQADAFGGFSVERSGDRGLTWEAKGNSSGQVTSLAVHPADPDRVYVGYGNQQSTGLFSTENGGTTWKNLIHDRYFTAVSGDPGNPRELLLGAPDGLYRSDDGGATVSKVTDGRVDTIERTGSQLLIGGDTIRVSDNGGRTFRTADTGRLPLRVSDMLKVGHTLYAATTSVWETALPRGGRGVLRSDDGGRSWQNISTGLQNLDATSLATDGHRLYVGTVQGGVHRLTL comes from the coding sequence ATGGCAATCCCTCGGGTCCCTCGTTCACCCCGCCCCATTCGAAGATCGGGCCGGCCTCCCCGGCGCGCACTGACGACCGGAATCGCGCTGACCGCCGCACTCGGCGGACTGCTCGCCGCGGCTCCGGCACCCGCGACCGCCACCCCGGCGAACGACCCCGCGCAGCGGGTGATCGTGACCCTGACGGGTGCGGCAGCCGCGTCCGGCGGCAGCGGACTCCGCTCGGCCGACGCGGGCACCGTCGCCTCCGCCCGCCGGGCGCTGGCCGGACGCCAGCAGTCGTTCCTCGACGGTGCGAAGCGCGCGGGCCTGCATCCGGGCTCGCCCCGCAAGCTGAATCTGCTGGTCAACGCGGTGGCGGTGACGGTCAAGGCCTCCGAGGCCGAGGCGCTGCGGGCGCTGCCCGGGGTGGTCTCCGTCCAGCCCGACGCCAAGGTGAGGATGTACACCGACACCAGCGTGCCGCTCATCGGTGCCCCGGAGGTCTGGAAGCGCAAGGACCCCGGCGGCAAGGGGGCCGACGGCAGCGGCGTGACCGTCGCCGTGCTCGACAGCGGGGTCGACTACAGCCACCCCGACCTGGGCGGCGGCTTCGGCGAGGGCCACAAGGTCGTCGCGGGCCACGACTTCGTCAACGGCGACGACGACCCGATGGACGACAACGGCCACGGCACGCACGTCGCCGGGATCATCGCGTGCAGGGCCGCGGCCAGGGGCGGCGTCACCGGCGTCGCACCGGGGGCCGCCCTGACCGCGTACAAGGTCATGAACGCCAACGGAGAGGGCATCACCTCCGACATCGTTGCCGGAATCGAGGCCGCGATCGACCCGGCCAACCCGCACCGCGCCGATGTCATCAACCTCAGCATCGGCGGTTACGGCGACGGCAGCGATCCGCTGGGCCTGGCGGCGACGGCCGCCACCCGGGCCGGAGTCGTGGTCGTCGCAGCCGCGGGGAACGAGGGACCCGGATCGGGCACCGTCGGCTCGCCCGCCGCGGCCGACGGAGTGATCGCGGTCGGCGCCTCGGTCAGCGGGCTGCGCCTGCCGGGTGCCGTCTACCGGGACGGCGGCAGGATCCAGACGTACCGCGGTGTCCTGTCCGCCAACCCGCCCGCGAATCCGCTCACGACCGAACTGGTCGACGTGGGCCAGGGCGCTCCGGAGGACTGGGACCGCGCCGGGGACGTCGAGGGCAAGGCCGTACGCCTCGACATACCGGTGGCCCAGCAGGTCCAGGACGTCACCACCTGGGAGATCGAGCAGGCCCGCGAGGCCGAACGGCGCGGCGCGGTCGCGCTCGTCGGCGGTTCCTCGGGCGGAGGCCCGGTCCTGTCCGTACCCGAGGGCCGGACCGCGGACACGGACCCGCTGCGGCTCCCCGCGGACAGCGCGGGCGTCAAGGAATCCGGCGACTCGATGCGGATGGACTCCGTCGTCATGCTCGGCGTCGACTCCACCCAGTACGCCGAGCTCTCGGCACGTCTGGGCGCCGGGAAGGTCGAGATCACCCTCACCGGTACGGATGTGACGGACCGGATCCCGTCGTTCTCCTCGCGCGGCCCCGACCTCGGCTGGAACCTCAGGCCCGACCTCGTCGCACCCGGTTACGACATCCTCTCCACGGTCCCCAAGGCCCTCTATGCCCCCGGCTACTACCGCATGTCGGGTACGTCGATGGCGGCGCCGCACGTCGCGGGGGCCGCGGCCCTGATCCGCCAGCTCCACCCGGAGCAGACCCCTGACCAGGTCCGTTCCGACCTGGTCGGCGCCACGGAGAAGGTCGCGGACGGCGAACCGACGAGCTACGGCTCCGGCCGGCTCGACCTCCCTGCCGCGGCGGACGCGGCCGCCGCAGGCCTCACGACCTCGCCGAGCTCCCTGTCGTACGGGCTCGCCGACACGGCGGGACCGTCGGTCGGCGGGACCCGGAAACTGACGGTGAACAACGCCTCGGACAAGACCCGTTCGGTGCGTCTGCGGGTCAGCGGCGACGCGACCGTGAGCCCGCGGACGCTGCGCGTCCCGGCGGGCGGGAGCGCCGTCGCAACGGTGACCGTGCGGGCCGACCGGCCTGCCGGCGAGGCGGAGATCAGCGGCGAGGTGACGCTCACCCCGGCCGGCGGCACGGCTGTGCGGGTGCCCTACCTCCTCGTCGTACGACAGCTCTTCGTCCAGGCGGGCCCCGATCCCAGCGACGGCAACTCCGGGGTCGCGATCTTCACTCCGGCCCCGCTCGCCGAGGCCCCCGTCGTGACGGTGAAGCCGCCGCACGGCCACAGCCGTGAGATCAGGGCGACCCTGCGGTCAGGCAATGTCTACGAGGCGCGGGTGACCGGAGCGGGCGAGGGCACGCACCTGGTGTCCGTCCGGGCGCGGACCACCACCGGTCAGACCCTGCGCGGCAGCGACGGCTTCGAGGTCACGCCGCCGGACAGCCGCCGCAGCCGCTGGACACCGGTCGGCCCGTACGACGCGAGCGGGCAGATCACCGTCGCGGCGAACAGGCCGGGGCGGGCCGCGCTCACCCAGGACTCGAAGGTCGGCCCCTGGGTCACCGACGACGGGGACAACTGGCGCCAGCTCGACCGGCTGCCCGTCACCGACCAGGTCGGCGCGGGAAGCCTGGTCATCGACGCGAGGAACGCCGACCGCTGGTGGTACACGGTCAACAGCGCGAGCAATTTCCCGCGGACGTCCTCGATCCTGCGGACCGAGGACGCGGGCCGCACCTGGCAGACCCTGGACACCCCCGACTCCGTGATCAACCAGCTCGTCGCGGACGAGCGCACCCGCACCCTGATCGCGGTCACGGAGGGCGGACTGCAGATCAGCACGGACGGCGGTGACCACTGGTCGGCCGGACCGACCGGAATACCGGGCACGGTCTACGACGCGGCGATCGGCGGCGACACCCTGTACTTCGCCACCGGCGACGCGGTGTGGGCCCGGTCCGGAGTCGCCTCGGGCGTGCTCGGCGAGGCACGGCAGGTCTACGACTCGAAGGGCTCCCCGACCGTCGAGATCACCGCGGACAGCGAGGTCGTGGCGGTGCACGTGATCGGTACGGGCGTCGTCGGATCCCACGACGGCGGGGCGAACTGGTCCCTGCTCATCGACCCGGGCTACGGCGTCAGCGGACTCACCGCAACCGGTGGGGACCTCTACCTGGGAGCGTCGGACGGCATCCGGGTCGGCCGTGACCACGGGCGGAACTGGTCGCTCCTGCCGGGTGTCAGCACCACGTCCGTGCTGACCGATCTCGACCGCTGGAGCGACGGTTCGCTGACGCTCTCCGCCAGCAGCAACGGCATCTACCGAGGTACCGCGAAGGGCGAGGACTACCGCCGTATCGGCATCCAGGGCGGCACCGTCAACGACCTGGTGGTCAGCGGCGACGTCCTGCTGGCGGCCGACGACATCGGCACCCAGCGCACCACCGTCCCCGCCGCGGATCCGGACTGGGGCACCACGGGTGGCGAGGGCACCATCGGCAGCGGCACCTCGGCGCTCGTCGTCTCCCCGCAGGACTCCAGGGTGCTGTGGCGCACCCAGGCGGACGCGTTCGGCGGCTTCTCCGTCGAGCGCAGCGGGGACCGGGGCCTGACCTGGGAGGCGAAGGGGAACAGCTCCGGTCAGGTGACCTCGCTCGCCGTGCACCCGGCAGACCCCGACCGGGTGTACGTCGGGTACGGGAACCAGCAGAGCACCGGCCTCTTCAGCACCGAGAACGGCGGTACGACGTGGAAGAACCTGATCCACGACAGGTACTTCACCGCCGTCTCCGGTGACCCCGGGAACCCGCGGGAGCTGCTGCTGGGCGCGCCCGACGGCCTCTACCGCTCGGACGACGGCGGCGCGACGGTCAGCAAGGTGACCGACGGCCGTGTCGACACCATCGAGCGCACGGGTTCGCAGCTGCTGATCGGGGGCGACACGATCCGGGTCTCCGACAACGGCGGCCGGACGTTCCGCACCGCCGACACCGGCCGGCTGCCCCTGCGGGTGAGCGACATGCTCAAGGTCGGTCACACCCTCTATGCGGCGACCACGAGCGTCTGGGAGACGGCGCTGCCGCGCGGCGGCCGGGGTGTGCTGCGCTCGGACGACGGCGGGCGGAGCTGGCAGAACATCTCCACGGGCCTCCAGAATCTGGATGCCACCAGCCTGGCCACGGACGGCCACCGGCTGTACGTCGGGACGGTCCAGGGGGGTGTGCACCGGCTCACCCTGTGA